One Shewanella sp. MR-4 DNA window includes the following coding sequences:
- a CDS encoding TetR/AcrR family transcriptional regulator, with the protein MKTETQSTRQHILDVGYSLIVKQGFSCLGLAQLLKAAQVPKGSFYHYFKSKEQFGEALLTGYFEQYQAELDSLFANPQLSGFERQMQYWQRWLHVQQDGCVDQKCLVVKLSAEVADLSEAMRLVLLKGSAGIIERLTHCIQTGIADNSICEQDAQATAELLYHMWIGASLMNKLGHSRAALERALVTTEAILKTKTVR; encoded by the coding sequence ATGAAAACAGAAACCCAATCTACTCGTCAGCATATTCTCGACGTCGGTTACTCACTGATCGTTAAGCAAGGCTTTTCGTGCCTAGGGTTAGCCCAACTACTCAAGGCCGCCCAAGTACCGAAAGGCTCGTTTTACCATTACTTTAAATCTAAAGAACAATTCGGCGAGGCGCTGTTAACGGGTTATTTTGAGCAATACCAAGCAGAGCTTGATAGCTTATTTGCCAACCCACAACTCTCCGGCTTTGAGCGCCAAATGCAATACTGGCAAAGATGGCTGCATGTACAGCAAGATGGTTGTGTCGATCAAAAATGCTTAGTCGTTAAATTAAGTGCCGAGGTTGCCGACCTCTCAGAAGCAATGCGCCTTGTACTTTTAAAAGGTTCTGCAGGCATCATTGAACGCTTAACTCATTGCATTCAAACAGGGATTGCGGATAACTCCATCTGCGAACAGGATGCTCAAGCAACGGCAGAATTGTTGTATCACATGTGGATCGGCGCCAGCCTGATGAATAAACTTGGCCACAGTCGAGCAGCCTTAGAGCGCGCCCTAGTCACGACCGAAGCCATTTTAAAGACCAAAACTGTGCGTTAA
- a CDS encoding pyrimidine/purine nucleoside phosphorylase, translating into MELIEQVSVAKKANIYFEGKVASRSVFFNDGSKQTLGVVLPGEYEFSTSQGEIMQVTSGSFEVLLPDSTTWQTFSEGSQFELVANASFKIRNSAIAEYCCSYL; encoded by the coding sequence ATGGAGTTAATTGAGCAAGTCTCGGTCGCGAAAAAAGCCAATATTTATTTTGAGGGCAAAGTTGCCAGCCGCAGCGTATTCTTCAATGATGGCAGCAAGCAAACCCTAGGTGTCGTCCTCCCTGGAGAATACGAGTTTTCGACCTCGCAGGGTGAAATAATGCAAGTCACCAGTGGCAGTTTCGAGGTATTACTGCCAGATAGCACAACTTGGCAAACCTTTAGTGAAGGCAGTCAATTCGAACTCGTGGCCAATGCCAGCTTCAAAATCCGTAACAGTGCAATTGCAGAGTATTGCTGTAGCTACCTGTAA
- the ovoA gene encoding 5-histidylcysteine sulfoxide synthase — protein MPVLQTPKLTGENEALKRQELKQYFNQTWALYESLFELIKLDEAYYVKAEPLRHPLIFYFGHTATFYINKLKLGKYLDERVNDHFESMFAIGVDEMSWDDLDETHYQWPSVAEVKTYREQVKQVVNQLIDTMPITLPISQDSPAWVILMGIEHERIHLETSSAIIRQLPLEDVCTNAQWPECQDVGNAEPNQLLAVAGKKITLGKKEQDNTYGWDNEYGNKSFKVADFKASKYLVSNQEYLAFVEGGGYQTQDYWNEEGQAWLAYTQAQMPRFWRRRDDKWWQRNLASEIPLPLNWPVEVNQLEAKAFCNWKARQSQSNIRLLTEAEWYILRENVPSDAPDWHEVPGNISLAYYASSCPVNRFKHNDFYDIVGNVWQWTETAIDGFNGFAVHPLYDDFSTPTFDGKHNLIKGGSWISTGNEAIAASRYAFRRHFYQHAGFRYVESLQNPEQMAEVNVYETDELISQYLEFHYGAEYFGVPNFCVNGVQQALNEIQLEHTTKALDIGCSVGRASFELAKVFDRVDGIDFSARFIQQAYALTEQGEKRYTIRTEGDLQEFKSVSLAKLGYLGEAKKVNFIQGDACNLKPIYTGYDLVYASNLIDRLNDPQHFLTSIGQRINQGGYLVIASPYTWLEDYTPKDKWLGGIKVKGENFTTLDGLTETLIGQFELVAVKEIPFVIRETKRKFQHSISEMTIWRKR, from the coding sequence ATGCCAGTTTTGCAAACACCCAAACTTACGGGTGAGAATGAGGCGCTGAAACGTCAAGAGCTTAAGCAATACTTCAACCAAACATGGGCACTCTACGAATCCTTATTCGAGCTGATAAAGCTTGACGAGGCTTATTACGTCAAAGCCGAACCACTGCGCCATCCGCTGATTTTTTACTTTGGCCATACCGCCACTTTCTATATCAATAAACTCAAGCTGGGTAAGTATCTCGATGAACGAGTGAATGATCACTTTGAATCTATGTTTGCCATCGGTGTGGACGAAATGTCTTGGGATGACCTCGACGAAACCCACTATCAATGGCCAAGTGTCGCAGAGGTAAAGACTTATCGGGAGCAAGTCAAACAGGTCGTCAATCAACTGATTGATACCATGCCAATCACTCTGCCGATCAGCCAAGACAGTCCCGCTTGGGTCATCTTGATGGGCATAGAACACGAGCGCATTCACTTAGAGACCTCTTCCGCCATTATTCGCCAGCTTCCATTAGAGGATGTGTGTACCAATGCACAGTGGCCAGAATGTCAGGATGTTGGCAACGCCGAACCCAATCAACTACTTGCCGTGGCGGGAAAAAAAATCACCTTAGGTAAAAAAGAGCAAGACAACACCTATGGCTGGGATAACGAATACGGTAACAAGAGTTTTAAAGTCGCCGACTTTAAAGCCTCAAAGTACTTAGTGAGCAATCAAGAATACCTAGCCTTTGTCGAAGGGGGAGGCTATCAAACTCAAGACTATTGGAATGAGGAAGGACAAGCTTGGCTGGCATATACCCAAGCCCAAATGCCACGTTTTTGGCGCCGCCGCGATGATAAATGGTGGCAACGTAACCTCGCCAGCGAAATCCCCTTGCCGCTCAATTGGCCCGTCGAAGTCAATCAACTCGAAGCTAAGGCCTTTTGTAATTGGAAGGCGCGCCAAAGCCAGAGCAATATTCGCCTGCTCACCGAAGCCGAGTGGTATATCTTGCGGGAAAATGTACCGAGCGACGCCCCCGATTGGCATGAAGTTCCAGGCAATATCTCGCTAGCTTATTACGCCTCTTCCTGCCCGGTGAACCGCTTTAAACACAATGATTTTTATGACATTGTCGGCAATGTCTGGCAATGGACTGAAACCGCTATCGACGGTTTTAATGGTTTTGCCGTACATCCGCTCTACGATGATTTTTCGACGCCGACCTTCGATGGCAAGCACAATCTGATTAAGGGCGGCTCGTGGATCTCAACCGGCAATGAAGCCATTGCGGCTTCACGTTATGCCTTTAGGCGCCACTTTTACCAGCATGCAGGATTTCGTTACGTCGAGTCGTTGCAAAATCCAGAACAAATGGCCGAGGTGAATGTGTACGAAACCGATGAACTGATTTCCCAGTATTTAGAATTTCACTATGGCGCCGAGTACTTTGGTGTGCCTAATTTTTGTGTTAATGGGGTGCAACAAGCACTCAACGAGATCCAACTTGAGCACACCACCAAAGCCTTAGATATAGGTTGCTCAGTCGGACGCGCTAGTTTTGAGTTAGCCAAAGTGTTCGACCGCGTGGATGGCATCGACTTTTCGGCGCGCTTTATCCAGCAGGCTTACGCCCTGACCGAACAAGGCGAAAAACGCTACACCATTCGCACCGAGGGAGACTTACAGGAATTCAAGAGTGTCAGCCTTGCTAAACTGGGATACCTTGGCGAAGCCAAAAAAGTCAATTTTATCCAAGGGGATGCCTGTAATCTCAAGCCAATCTACACAGGATACGATTTGGTCTATGCCTCAAATCTCATCGACAGATTGAACGACCCTCAACATTTCCTCACCAGTATTGGACAACGCATCAATCAAGGAGGATATCTGGTTATCGCCTCGCCCTATACTTGGCTCGAAGACTACACGCCAAAGGATAAATGGCTTGGGGGGATTAAAGTCAAAGGGGAGAACTTCACTACTTTAGATGGGTTAACCGAAACCTTGATAGGCCAATTTGAACTGGTCGCGGTGAAAGAAATCCCCTTCGTTATCCGCGAAACCAAGCGTAAATTCCAGCATTCGATTTCAGAGATGACGATCTGGCGTAAGCGTTAG
- a CDS encoding PfkB family carbohydrate kinase — MANILLVANLNCDRVLILDKPLKTGGRFHYQDGGQRLGGGGANTGLGLVWAGHRVALVSQVGRDEMGDWVIAEASTQGLDCRLVQRRAGNTCEMLLVMTPDGERTIIRPQRPVFELAVPPKWQHWDALYFNTSAEGTVSWAKTALDHCLVVAQLAKDDRPRPCHVLLASVSDMQGRCDVASWDYGVSIGGESLRYFVVTDGVRGAKVYTQNDVQHVPAVPAEVVDTTGAGDAYAAGLIHGLCAGKTITEAMAEGAIWAAFAVATDSSIPGEALKHYLEG; from the coding sequence ATGGCAAATATTTTGCTGGTGGCCAATCTTAACTGTGACCGAGTGTTGATCCTTGATAAACCATTGAAAACGGGCGGTCGCTTTCATTATCAAGATGGCGGACAAAGGCTCGGCGGTGGCGGCGCTAATACCGGGCTTGGGCTGGTGTGGGCGGGCCATAGGGTTGCACTCGTGAGCCAAGTCGGGCGGGATGAAATGGGCGATTGGGTTATTGCTGAGGCGAGTACTCAGGGACTCGATTGTCGTTTAGTGCAGCGCCGCGCGGGAAATACCTGTGAAATGTTACTGGTGATGACACCCGACGGTGAGCGCACCATCATTCGTCCGCAGCGTCCGGTTTTTGAATTAGCAGTGCCGCCCAAATGGCAACATTGGGATGCGCTGTATTTTAATACCTCGGCTGAGGGCACGGTTAGTTGGGCGAAAACCGCGCTGGATCATTGTCTTGTCGTGGCGCAACTGGCGAAGGATGACAGACCTCGTCCTTGCCACGTGTTGCTTGCGTCAGTGAGTGATATGCAAGGCCGCTGTGATGTCGCCTCATGGGATTATGGCGTGAGTATCGGTGGTGAATCGCTACGCTATTTTGTGGTGACTGATGGTGTACGCGGCGCTAAGGTTTATACCCAAAATGATGTTCAGCATGTGCCCGCAGTGCCAGCTGAAGTGGTTGATACCACAGGTGCTGGAGATGCCTATGCCGCAGGGCTTATCCATGGACTCTGCGCGGGTAAAACCATTACCGAAGCCATGGCCGAAGGCGCGATTTGGGCAGCATTTGCCGTGGCCACCGACAGCTCTATCCCCGGTGAAGCATTGAAACACTATTTAGAAGGTTAG
- a CDS encoding sensor domain-containing diguanylate cyclase, whose product MGNHVWNDKKKFIWLLSVLLLVAFLVTSGISYKVAHDSLSQQIESNTLPLTSDNIYSEIQQDLLRPIFISSLMAQDTFVRDWMLNHEEEPEKLIRYLKEIQDKYDTVTSFFVSEQSRNYYHSSGVLKQIQDVDPNDAWYFRVRSLPESEHYEINIDADTADRTKTTVFVNYKVFDFDGKFIGVTGVGLAVEKVKALIELYQKRYNRRVFFTDRQGNVTLHGDEYDGADSLQTSAGLEQLATRILTSPSAAFSYQRNGKTAYLNSRLVPEFKWYLIVEQEDAPQEQELLNTFWSNLGLSLLVTIGILLISNMTLGRYQRKLEIMASTDKLTGAANRQVFEEYFHQALDKAKLSRTPISILLIDIDHFKKVNDSYGHSVGDLVLKTVTNLLRSQLKEQDILCRWGGEEFIVLLPEMDLSHAAELAKHFRDLIFQRELKVNGVHIAITVSIGVAEYQKLEPAEDLIKRADLALYQAKESGRNQVVLNQ is encoded by the coding sequence ATGGGCAATCACGTTTGGAATGATAAAAAGAAGTTTATTTGGTTGTTGTCAGTGCTGTTGCTGGTGGCCTTTTTAGTCACCAGTGGGATCAGTTACAAAGTCGCCCATGACTCCTTGAGCCAGCAGATTGAGAGCAATACGTTACCCTTAACCAGCGACAATATTTATTCTGAAATTCAGCAGGATCTGCTTCGCCCTATCTTTATCTCCTCGCTTATGGCACAGGATACCTTTGTGCGTGATTGGATGCTAAACCATGAAGAGGAGCCTGAAAAACTGATCCGTTATCTCAAAGAAATCCAAGATAAATACGATACAGTCACCAGCTTTTTTGTCTCGGAGCAGAGCCGTAATTATTACCACTCATCGGGAGTGCTCAAGCAGATCCAAGATGTCGACCCAAACGATGCCTGGTATTTCCGCGTTCGCTCTTTGCCCGAATCAGAACATTACGAAATAAATATCGATGCCGATACCGCGGATCGGACCAAAACAACCGTATTTGTTAACTACAAAGTTTTCGATTTTGACGGTAAGTTTATTGGCGTCACTGGTGTTGGCCTTGCGGTTGAAAAGGTTAAGGCACTGATCGAACTCTATCAGAAACGTTACAATCGCCGGGTATTTTTCACCGATAGGCAGGGTAATGTCACCCTCCATGGCGATGAGTATGACGGTGCTGATTCATTACAGACTAGCGCCGGACTCGAGCAGCTTGCCACGCGGATTCTGACTAGCCCGAGCGCGGCCTTTAGCTATCAGCGAAACGGTAAAACTGCCTATCTAAACAGCCGCTTAGTACCCGAGTTCAAGTGGTATCTTATCGTTGAGCAGGAAGATGCGCCGCAGGAGCAAGAACTGCTGAATACCTTTTGGAGTAACTTAGGTTTAAGTTTGCTGGTAACGATTGGGATTTTGCTGATTTCAAACATGACCTTAGGCCGTTATCAGCGCAAGCTTGAGATCATGGCCTCAACCGACAAACTGACCGGCGCCGCGAATCGCCAAGTATTTGAAGAATATTTCCATCAGGCATTAGACAAAGCAAAACTATCGCGGACACCCATTTCAATTCTGCTTATTGATATAGACCACTTTAAAAAAGTGAATGATAGCTATGGCCATAGCGTCGGTGACTTAGTGCTCAAAACCGTCACCAACCTACTGCGTAGTCAATTAAAAGAGCAGGACATACTTTGCCGTTGGGGCGGTGAGGAATTTATCGTGTTATTGCCAGAGATGGATCTTAGCCATGCTGCTGAATTAGCGAAGCATTTCCGAGATTTAATTTTCCAGCGCGAGTTAAAAGTGAATGGCGTGCACATAGCAATAACAGTGAGTATTGGGGTAGCCGAATACCAAAAACTCGAGCCTGCTGAAGATTTGATCAAGCGAGCGGATCTCGCCCTGTATCAGGCGAAAGAATCGGGGCGTAATCAGGTGGTTCTCAATCAGTAA
- a CDS encoding MOSC domain-containing protein yields the protein MSTLLVNRLSGLYLGAVLREIDGVSTGIDGKKSAQQLRVYVDHVEGDAQADPKHHGGLDRVLHHFPREHYGQYRRWDLITQLEDAPSMGENISTVGLNETEVNIGDILQIGAVTVQVTQPRSPCFKLNLQFGHRDFALAMQQSQLCGWFYRVLTPGVIQLNDRIELVERKTDISVAEAMALYFSPEYDAKAYDRLASCEGLAQSWVNSLQRRLATQQVEDWQMRLYGPKGK from the coding sequence ATGTCGACCTTGTTGGTAAATAGATTATCGGGTTTGTATTTAGGGGCGGTTCTACGAGAGATTGACGGTGTTTCTACTGGTATCGACGGTAAAAAATCGGCGCAGCAGTTGCGAGTGTATGTCGATCATGTCGAAGGCGATGCGCAAGCCGATCCTAAGCACCATGGCGGACTCGACCGAGTGCTGCATCATTTCCCTCGCGAGCATTATGGTCAGTACCGCCGCTGGGATTTAATCACCCAACTCGAAGATGCGCCGAGCATGGGTGAAAACATCAGCACTGTTGGTTTGAATGAAACCGAGGTCAATATCGGCGATATCCTGCAAATCGGCGCTGTGACAGTGCAGGTGACTCAGCCGCGCTCACCTTGCTTTAAATTGAACCTGCAATTTGGCCATAGAGACTTTGCCCTTGCCATGCAGCAGAGTCAGCTATGCGGTTGGTTTTACAGAGTATTAACCCCAGGTGTGATTCAGCTAAACGACAGGATAGAATTAGTCGAGCGTAAAACCGATATCAGTGTCGCCGAGGCCATGGCGTTGTACTTCTCACCCGAATACGATGCCAAAGCCTATGATAGACTCGCCTCCTGTGAAGGGTTGGCACAAAGCTGGGTGAATAGCCTGCAGCGGCGCTTAGCGACACAGCAAGTCGAAGATTGGCAGATGCGCTTGTATGGGCCAAAAGGTAAATAA
- a CDS encoding DUF4870 domain-containing protein, translating into MIESVTKSERDFGLLVYASSLIGYLVPLGSILGPLIMWLMKREESAFVDQCGRSCLNFKLSLLIYVIISGLLAFVGIGFIFLIILGILDLVCTILGIIKASEGQVYRYPLTIKFLSDN; encoded by the coding sequence ATGATTGAGTCAGTGACTAAGAGTGAAAGAGATTTTGGCTTACTTGTGTATGCCTCCAGTTTAATCGGTTATTTAGTGCCATTAGGCTCAATTCTCGGACCACTGATTATGTGGTTGATGAAACGTGAAGAGTCGGCTTTTGTCGACCAATGCGGCCGTAGTTGCTTGAACTTTAAATTAAGCCTGTTGATCTATGTGATTATCAGCGGGCTGTTAGCCTTTGTGGGCATTGGGTTTATCTTCTTGATCATCCTCGGTATTCTCGACTTAGTTTGCACTATCCTTGGGATCATTAAGGCGAGCGAAGGGCAAGTGTATCGTTATCCGCTGACGATTAAGTTCCTTTCCGATAACTAA